The nucleotide window CGTCCAGCGGCACGGGTCGCGCATGGCCGACGTGATCCTGGTGCCCGAGGGCGAGCGGGCGCGGACGTTCGACCTGCTGCTCGCCACCGACCGCGAGTGGCCGATGCAGACCGCGCAGGGCTGGGTGTCGCCCACGCCGGTGGTGCCCACCGAGAAGGGGCCGCCCGCGGTGGGCACGTCCGGGTGGCTGGGGCACGTGGACATCCCGAGCCTGCTGCTGCTGAGCCTGCGGCCGTGCCCCGCGGGCGAAGGCGGCGGCCGGGCGGTGGCGGGGACGTTCGTCGAAACGGCGGGGTTCGGCGGCGCCGCCGACCTGCGGTTCGCCCGCGACCCGAGCGCCGCGGCGCTCGTGGACGCCGCCGGCAACGTGCTCCAGCCCCTCACGCTGAACGGCGACGCGGTGCCGCTCGAATACTCCGCGGGCGAGACGTTCCGCGTGCGGGCCGAGTGGGCGTGACCGGGACCGCCGGAGCTACCGCGGGGGCGCGGGCGTCCGGCCGCTGACGCGCACGCGCCGTGGGCCTTCACGGCGGTTCGGCGCACTCACTTCGGGCGCCGAACCGAAGGGCCGGAGGCCCGCGCTCCCGCCCCGGCGCCATCGGACCGACCAATAGCTCGGCTTCTGGGTTCCGCTCGGCAGTTCCATTCAACACCCGGAGCCGTTCATAAACTGCCAGTAGGTTGCGCGCGGGCACACGGTCCTGCGCGGTTGACCGTTCTCCCCTTTCACGAGGAGCTGACCATGGCGCACACTCTGCCCGCGCTGCCTTACGCGTTCGACGCGCTCGAGCCGCACATCGACGCCAAGACGATGGAGATCCACAGCCAGAAGCACCATAAGGCGTACGTGGACAACCTGAATAAGGCGCTCGAGTCGGCCCCGGAACTGGCGAACAAGGACATCACCACGCTGCTCCGCGAGATCGCCAGCGTTCCCGCGTCGATCAAGCAGGCGGTCATCAACAACGGCGGCGGGCACCACAACCACGCGCTGTTCTGGGATGTCATGGGGCCGAACGCCGGCGGCGAGCCCACCGGGGCGATCGCGGACGCCATCAAGGACGCGTTCGGGGACTTCGCCAAGCTGAAGGAAACGGTGAAGGCGAACGGCACCGGCCAGTTCGGCAGCGGGTGGAGCTGGGTCGTGTACAACCCGACCAGCGGCAAGCTCGAAGCGATCAAGAAGCCCAACCAGGACAGCCCGCTGATGGACGGCCTCGTGCCGGTGCTGGGCGTGGACGTGTGGGAGCACGCGTACTACCTGAAGTACCAGAACCTGCGCCCCGCCTACATCGACGCGTGGTGGAACGTGGTCAACTGGAAGGCGGTCGAGGCCAAGTACGCCGCCGCCAAGGCCGGGAAGTAAGTTCCAGGTCCAGTCGTTCCACGCCGGTGATCCGGCGCGCCCCGCCTGCGTCAGCGGGCGGGGGGCGCGCCGGTCACGTTCGACAACCAGCGCCCCCGATCCCGGCCCCCGGTTCCCGCGGCACCATTTCGAGTTCGACCGCCCCGTGGCCCGCGCACCTGCTGCGCGACGTGCTTCCGCAAACGAAGCGGACCGCGGGGAAGTGCGCCCGCGCCGGCGGCCGGTTCAACCACCCCGTGCGGCCCGGTGCGAGCGTCACGAAGTGACCGGCTCCCTGGAGCGCGGGCCTCTGGCCAGCTTCTTTTGGCGCGTCGGACCGCTTCGAGAAATTCACGAAGCTCACACACGAAGAACGCTCCAGCGGGCCAGAGGCCCGCGCTCCGGCAAGGCAAGCGCAATGAACCCGCACGTCGGACAGGTGTACGCGCGGCGCCGCAGCGGGAAGGCCGAAGTCGTTCGCGTGACGGCGGTCGCGGGCGAGTGGGTCGAGTTCCAGTTCCTGCACGGCCCGGCCCGCTCGATGCGCGCCGGCGCCGGGCGGTGCAAGGCCAAGAACTTCGTGACCGCCGGCTGGGCGCCGACCGAGGAGCGCGGCGACTACTCCGCCCTCGACGGCGCCACCCGGTACGACACCTTCCGGGTGCTCGACACCAAGGGCGAGCCGATCCTGCGGTGCAGCGCCAAGCGGGCCGCGTTCTACCTCCGCAAGGGGTACGCCCGCGCGGCCGGTCCCGGCGTGCTGCAGTTCACCGACCCGCGGACCGAGGAGCGGTTGCGCGCGCTGTACCTGGGCGGGTTCACCGAGTTCTTCATGGAGGTGAAGAACGACCGGTGCGTGTGCTGCGGGGCCACGGCCGACCTGACCCGGCACCACGTCGTCCC belongs to Gemmata obscuriglobus and includes:
- a CDS encoding superoxide dismutase; protein product: MAHTLPALPYAFDALEPHIDAKTMEIHSQKHHKAYVDNLNKALESAPELANKDITTLLREIASVPASIKQAVINNGGGHHNHALFWDVMGPNAGGEPTGAIADAIKDAFGDFAKLKETVKANGTGQFGSGWSWVVYNPTSGKLEAIKKPNQDSPLMDGLVPVLGVDVWEHAYYLKYQNLRPAYIDAWWNVVNWKAVEAKYAAAKAGK
- a CDS encoding HNH endonuclease signature motif containing protein; the protein is MNPHVGQVYARRRSGKAEVVRVTAVAGEWVEFQFLHGPARSMRAGAGRCKAKNFVTAGWAPTEERGDYSALDGATRYDTFRVLDTKGEPILRCSAKRAAFYLRKGYARAAGPGVLQFTDPRTEERLRALYLGGFTEFFMEVKNDRCVCCGATADLTRHHVVPKRHKRNVPQPWRSCLSNVLFVCGTCHRMYEEAPEPDVRPGADWRAYVWAWRDHFRAVLGPRFLPPGWDIISVQNFDALGAG